CTTGTTGGAGGCGATCAGCTCCTTGGCGACCTGCTTGATCTCCTTCTTCGTCAGCCGGCGCTGCAGCAGGGCGAAGAGCGGGACGAAGTCGGTCGGCGGCACGCCGTCCGGGTAACCCGCCCGCAGCCAGTCCAGGATCCGCTGGAAGAAGCCGACGCGCTCGGGGCTCTCGTCGTCCTCGGACAACGACATCGGCCAGCCCACCGCGGCGAGCCGCTCGGCGATCTCGCTGATCTCCTCCTCGCTCGGCGGCGCCTCCTTGATCTGCTTGACCGCGTTGGCGACCGCCTCCCGGGCGATGTCGCCGTCGGGGTTGTCGGAGATCAACTGCGCGCACACCGACTGCGCCTCCTCAGGGCTGAGGGAGCGTTGCAGCAGCGCGAGCAGCGGAGGGAAGTCCTTGGGCGGTATGCCCTCCGGATATCCCTTCCGCAGCCAATCCACTACTGAAGTCAATAAATTCGTCGCCATGGTCATCAGAACAACTCGATCCCGAGGTAATGGTCGATGCTCTTCTGGGTGATGTACAGAACGCCGATGATAACCGCCGCAAGCACCACCGCGAAGATCGCGTATGCCGTCCATCGGGAGAACTGCCTGCCGACGACGGCGGTTCCGTCCGCCTGCGGGTCCTCATCGCCGGTGTCCCAGAGTCGGATGCCCATGGTGTAGAGCAACGGGAGCCCGGCGCCGAAGATCAGTCCGGCGACGATGACTTTCGCGGTGCCGGTTGCCATCTCGGCCCAGTCGATGTTCATCTGCTCGATACCCTCCAGGCCGCCGTCAGGCGACCGGCTCCTTGGTCTTCTTCGCTCCCTGGGACTCCGTCGGATCGTTCGGCACGACGCCGTTCGTCTCCTCGTCCCAGTCCGCATTGACGTTGTCCGCGCCGACCTTCTGCTGCTGCGCGCGGTAGTAGATGTATGCCGCGAGCGCGGCCAGGATCAGGAAGATCACGATCGCACCGGCCACACCGCCGATGAGATGCCCGATGAAGTAGCTCACCGCGCCGCCGACGGCCGCGCAGGGGAGCGTGATGACCCACCCTGCGGCCATCCGGCCGGCGACGGACCAGCGCACGACCGAGCCGGGTTTGCCGACCCCGGTGCCGACGATCGAACCGGTGGTGACGTGGGTGGTGGACAGCGCCATACCGAGGTTGCTGGAGGTGAGGATGATCGCCGCGGCGGACGCCTGGGCCGCCATACCCTGCGGGGCCTCGATCTCGACCAGACCCTTGCCGAGGGTGCGGATGATCCGCCAGCCGCCGATGTAGGTGCCGAGCGCGATCGCCCCGGCACACAGCACGATGATCCAGATCGGCAGGCCGTGCGCCTCGATCTGCTGGTCCGACAGGCTGCCGTGGGCGATCAGCGCGAGCGCGATGACCCCCATCGTCTTCTGGGCGTCACCGGTGCCGTGTGCCAGCGAGACCAGCGACGCGGTGGCCACCTGGCCCCACCGGAAGCCGGACTCCTGTTTCGAGTCGCCGACCTTGCGGGTCAGCCGGTAGATGCCCCAGGTGGAGAGGGAGGCGATCGCGCCGGCGATGAAGGGCGACAGCACGGCCGGGATGATGACCTTGACCACGAGGCCGTCCCAGTTGATGCCGCTCGTGCCGATCGCGGCCAGGCCGGCGCCGATCAGGCCGCCGAAGAGCGCGTGCGAGGAGCTGCTGGGCAGACCGAACAGCCAGGTGAGCAGGTTCCACAGGATCCCGCCGATCAGCCCGGCGAAGATGATGAACATCGCCTTCTCGGCGTCGATGCCGTCCAGCAGCCCGCCGGAGGCCTTGTCCTGGATCTTCAGCACCGAGGTGGTGACGGTGACGGCCACCTCGACCGACAGGAACCCGCCGACGAGGTTCAGGATCGCCGAGAGTGCGACGGCGGTCTTGGGCTTCAGGGCACCGGTGGCGATGGACGTGGCCATCGCGTTGCCGGTGTCGTGGAAGCCGTTGGTGAAGTCGAATCCCACTGCGGTGATCACCAGCAGGATCAAGATGAAGAGTTCAGCACTCACAATGCCTGAGTATGACGCCGTGAGGCACTGCGGATGCAAGTCGGGACCGGAAGTCGGCGACTTTGTTCACGCACTGTTCAGCTGCTTGCCGATGTCCAGCATCCGTTGCAGGCCACCGGCGATGACCCGGGCGTCGACCATCTGGGTGCCGACGGGCGGCAGCGCGGCGATCATCCGGGCCAGCACACCGGCCATCTTCTCGGCGTCGATGGAGTGTTGCGGATCGACGGTCCAGCAGGCCGCGAGCACGACGTAGGACGCCTCGTTGAGCGAGGTCTCCAGCAGGTTCCAGTCGGCCAGGTCCCGTGGCAGGTCGGTCTGCGCGATCTGCAGGATGCTGCCGCATTGCAGCTGTTCGAAGGACAGATCGCGCCGGGCGGCATACCCGCGCTCGCTGCTCTGCTCGCCGTCGGCGATGAGCAGCAGCAGCCGTTCCAGGGAGCGCAGCGACCGGCGGAACTGGCGGCGTACCAGCGCGATGGGTGCGCGCCGCCCGGCGGCCCAGATCACCAGCACCGAGCACACCCCGCCGACCAGGGTCTCCAGCACCCGTTCGCCCGCGATCTCACCGACCGGTTTGTAGGGGTTGCCGGCCGAGCTGATCAGCAGTGCCATGGGTGTTACGAAGATCACGGCGAGCGCGTAGTTGCGGACCGCCAGCATCTGGATGAAGAAGATCAGCACCAGTGCGACGACCAGCAGCACGAAACCGCTGGGGTGAGTGGCGTGGATCGCGAAGAACACCGCGATGCCGACGACGGTCCCGATGATGCGGTGCAGCGCCCGGCGGGTGAGCGCGAGCCGGTCGGCCGTCACCGACATCACCAGAGCGGTCGTCATGGCGGCCCAGTAGGGGTGGCCGATGTGGCAGCCGTAGGAGACCACGCAGGTCAGCAGCACCGCGGCCGCCATCCGCCGGGCCGCCAGCCACGGCAGGGAGGCGCGGGACAGCCCCCAGCGCAGGAGGTATGACGCGTCCGGCCGCCCCAGGTAGCGCCGCTGTTCCACGCCGGTGACGACGACCTCGCGCCCCGGCAGGTGCACCTTGACGACCTGCTGGATGATCGCCAGGTGCAGGCGGCGCAGCGTGGCGTTCATCCGGCGCCACTCGTGCAGCCGCGGCTGTCGGCCGACGGCGTCCTCCAGGATCATCGAGGCACCGAAGACGGAGATGAACGCCTGGTCGCGCAGTCGCGCCAGCTGGTGGCGCGGGATGGTGGCGCGGTCGGCGTCCAGGTAGGCGTGCACCGCGGTCTCGGCGGTGTCGACGGCATCCTGCTCCGGCTGCCCGTGCCGGGTGACCAGTTGCAGCAGGATCGAGGTCAGCGACGCGCTCACGCAGCCGATCGCGCAGACGAGGATCACCTTGCCGGCCGGGATCCCGACGGTCGGCAGGTAGGACGCGATCGCCGGCCCCATGATCAGGAACATCGCACCGGGAGGCTCGGCGACCAGGCTGTTGTAGCCGAGCACCGTCACCAGGGCGATCAGGGTCAGCACGATGGTCAGCAGCACCGGCTGGCCGCCGACCAGGGCGCCGATGGCGACACAGACGATGTAGGTGACGTTGAGGCAGGCCAGGATCACGATCCGGGAGCGCAGCGGCCGTGACTGTGCGATGAAGCCCAGGAACGCGCCGGTGATGCCGACCAGGCCCATGCTGGGCCCGAGCAGCACGCTGATCAGCGTGATGGCGACGATGACGATCGTCAGCACGTGCAGCGCGAACTTCCACCGGCCGGGTGCCGGCTTGATCTCGGCGAAGGCGAGCAGCTGCCGGTTGATGGCCTCGGTCTGCAGGCGCATCGGCTACTCCGGGTCGGTCTGGTGCGGATCGGATTCGTCGCCGCCGGACCGGCTGCGCAGCAGGCGCCGCAGCGACGCCAGCCGGGACGCACCGGACGCCCCGGCGTGCCCGTCGGCGACCCATTGGTCCAGGGCGCAGTCGGGCTCGTCGTGGGTGCAGCCGCGCGGGCAGTCGGCGGTGCCCTCGGCCAGGTCGGGGAAGGCCTCGATGATGTGGTCGGGGTCGATGTGGGCCAGGCCGAAGGAGCGTACGCCGGGGGTGTCGATCACCCAGCCGCCGTCGGGCAGGGGCAGGGCGATCGCCGAGGTCGAGGTATGTCGCCCGCGGCCGGTCACCGCATTGACGTGGCCGATGGCGCGGTCGACGCCCGGCACGAGCGCGTTGACCAGGGTGGACTTGCCGACGCCGGAATGGCCGACGAGCACCGTCATCCGGCCGTGCAGCGCCTCGTGGACCTGCTGCAGTCCGCTGATGCCGCCCGCGGTGGCGTCGATGCCGCCCGCATTGGCCGAGCCGCCTGCGCTGGCCGAGCCGCCTGCGCTGGCCGAGCCGCCTGCGGTGGCCGAGCCGCCTGCGCTGGCCGAGCCGCCTGCGGTGGCCGAGCCGCCTGCGCTGGCCGAGCCCGTCGAGGTCACGCGGCTGGTCACCACGTGGGGTATGTCGAGCCCGGCGTAGTTCGCCAGGAAGTCGGCGGGGTCCGCCAGGTCGGCCTTGGTCAGCACGAGCAGTGGCGTCATACCGGCGTCGTATGCCGCGACGAGGCACCGGTCGACCATGCGGGACCGCGGTTCGGGGTCGGCCAGGGCGGTGACGATCGCGAGCTGTTCGGCGTTGGCGACGATGACGCGCTCGTAGGGGTCGGTGTCGTCGGCGGTGCGGCGCAGCACGCTGCTGCGCGGCTCGACGCGGACGATCCGGGCGAGGGTGCCGGGGTCACCGGAGGTGTCGCCGACGAGGGCGACCCGGTCGCCGACGACGGTGCTGGTGCGGCCGAGCTCACGGGCGCGCATGGCGACGACTTCGTGCCCGTCGACCAGGCAGGTCCAGCGGCCCCGGTCGACGGTGGTGACCTGCCCGATGCGGGCGTCCTCGTGCTTGGGGCGTTCCTTGGTGCGCGGGCGGCTGCCGCGCCGGCTCGGGCGCACGCGGACGTCGGACTCGTCGTAACGGCGTCCGCGGGGTGACCCGCTCATTCGGGGCCCCCGCGAAGTATTCGGCTGCGGGCCCCGACGAAGTATCGGGGGAGCGCAGCGGAGGAGAACTTCGGTGGGTGCAGGTGCGCAGCGGAGGAGAAACTTCGTGGGGTTATTTTCAGTCCCCGATCATGCGGGTCCAGCGTGCGGTGAAGTCCGGCATCGTCTTGGCGACGGTGCCGGCGTCGTGCACGACGATGCCGGGCACGCGCAGGCCGAGGACCGCGGCGGCCATCACCATGCGGTGGTCGCCGTAGGTCCGGAAGACGTTGCCCTGCATGGGTTTCGGCCGTATTACGAGGCCGTCCTCGGTCTCGGTGACGTCCGAGCCGAGCGCATTGAGCTCGCTGGCGAGCGCCGCGAGGCGGTCGGTCTCGTGGAAGCGGATGTGCCCGATGCCGCGCAGGTGGCTGGGTCCGTCGGCGAAGGTCGCGATGGCCGCGACGACGGGGGACAGCTCGCTGGCCTCGTGCAGGTCGAGGTCGACGCGACCGATGTGGCCGGTGCCGCGGACGGTCAGGCCCGCACGGCTCAGCTCCACCTCGGCACCGAACTGCTGCAGGATGTCGCGGGTGTGGTCGCCCGCCTGGGTGGTGAAGTGCGGCCAGTCGGGCACGGTGACCTGCCCGCCGGCGATCAGGGCGGCGGCGAGGAACGGGAACGCGTTGGACAGGTCCGGCTCCACCGCGACGTCGAGGGCGTGGATCTGGGACGGTTCGACCCGCCAGCGGTTGGCCTCGCTGTCGTCCACCAGCACCCCGGCGTCGCGCAGCACCTCGACGGTCATCGCGATGTGGGGGAGCGACGGCACCGGTTTGCCCTCGTGGATGACGGTGATGCCGTCGTCATACCGCGCGCCGGCGAGCAGCAGCGCGCTGACGAACTGTGACGAGCCGGAGGCGTCCACGTAGACCGTGCCACCGGAGACCCGTCCGGTGCCGGTGAGCTCGAACGGCAGCCCGTCGCCCCGCACGCTCACACCGAGCGAGCGCAGCGCCTCCAGCACCGGCCCGAGGGGGCGGCGCCGCGCGGCTTCGTCGCCGTCGAAGTCGACGGTGCCCTCGGCGAGCGCGGCCACCGGTGGCAGGAAGCGCATGACGGTGCCGGCGAGCCCGCAGTCGATCGATGCGGGGCCGCGCAGCGGGTTCGGCTCGATGATCCACTCGCTGTCGTCGGCCCCGCTCTGGATGCCGGTGCCGAGCGCCTGCAGCGCCTCGCACATCAGCGTGCTGTCGCGCGAACGCAGCGGATTGGTCAGCCGGGAGGTGTCCTGCGCGAGCGCGGCCAGCACCAGGAAGCGGTTGGTGAGGGACTTGCTGCCGGGCACGGGAATGACCGCGTCCAACGGTTGCTCGGCGAGCGGCGCGGGCCAGTCGCCCGCCGAGATGGTCGCGGTCTGGGTCGGATGCGGAGGTTCTGCACTCATTGCGGACAAGGTTACCGAGCCCGGTGACCTCGAGGTGGCCGAGTAGCGACGAAGGAGCGTATCGCGCTGGCCGAGTAGCGACGAAGGAGCGTATCGAGGTCGCCGGCCCGGCGCCCGCCGGCACTACTTCGCGCTCGCCAGCTTCGTCAGCGTCGGCTTGATCTCCTTGATGATCCACGGGATCGAGTAGGCGCCCGGGCTGTTCAGGGCGAGCGCGAAGTTGAGACCGACGACCTGCAGGGTGCCGTTCTTGCTGGACGGGAGGTTCGAAACGCCCGGTGTGGCCAGCACATCGGCCTTGGTCTTGCCGTACGGCCAGACGAAGACGGCGTCCCCGGTGAGTTCGTTGCTGCGCTCCAGGGACAACGACGACTGGTTGTCGTTGTTCTGGTGCTTGTCGGGCTTCAGGCCGAAGGAGTCCAGCAGCACGCCGTTGCCGAAGCCCCAGCCGCTGTTGTCCAGCCGGACCCAGTCGTATGTCGTGCCGGCCGGCACGCCCTTGCCCGCCGCCGCCATCTGCGCCTTCAGCTTCGCCACGAGTCTGGTGCCCTGCGCCGGCTTGCCGAGGGCGTCGGCGACGGTGGTGAGGATCTGGTTCCAGTCGGGGTTGATCGACGTCGTGTCGACGTCGATGGTCGGTGCGAGCGCCTTCAGCTTCGGTGCGACGCCGGGGAAGGCGGTGATGTAGTTGCTCGACACGATCAGGTCCGGTTTGGCGGCCGCGATCTTCTCGATCTGCACCGACTGCTGCTTGGCGATGGTCTCGACCTCGGCGTCGCCGGTACGGCCCTTCAGCCACGGGGGCAGGGGAGCGCCGCCGTCGCCGATGACGATCGGCTTGCCGCCGAGCGCGAGCACGGCCTCGGCCATCTGGGCACCGCCCAGGACGACGATCCGCTTCGGCTCCGACGCGATCCGCACTGCACCGTGCGAGGTCTTGACGGTGCGGGGGTACGCGGACTTGGCGGCGGCAGCCGGGCTCGCGGCGACCCCCGATCCCGCGGCCGGGGAGCCGGTGCTCTCGCCCGAGCCGGCGTCCGACCCGCAGGCGGACAGCGGCAGCGCGAGGACGGAGACGAGCAACAGAGCGCGCCGGGTAGCGGTGACCTTCATGACGGGGGAACCCTTTCGTTCGGGCAGGGAGGAAAATTAGGTAAGCCAAACCTAACCCATGACTTCGAGTGGACTTGACGGGCGTCCGCCCGTTGACGGCGTTGCCCGCCGTTGACGCTCGAAACGCCCGTTGACCCCCTATTGCGCCGTCAACCGGTGTCTCGACCGTCAACGGGCGAGGCGCCGGGACCGGCACGTCATACCCTGTTCCCCATGTGTGGCCGGTATGCCGCGAGCTTCTCGCCCGACGACATCGTCCAGGACTTCGAGATCGACCAGGACAACAGCGACGAGCGCAGTCGCTCGCTGCTGGCGAAACCGCAGGACCCGCCGGCCGGTGCGCCGGACTGGAACGTCGCGCCGTCCAAGCAGGCGCCGGTCGTGCTGACCCGCCGCCCGCGCGGCGAGGAGGGGGCCGATCCGGTCCGCCAGTTGCGGTTGCTGACCTGGGGGCTGGTGCCGAGTTGGGCCAAGGACACCAAGATCGGGCTGAAGATGATCAACGCCCGTGCCGAGACGCTGCTGGAGAAGGGCGCCTACGCCAAGGCCGCGGTGTCGCGGCGGTGCCTGGTGCCGGCCGACGGCTGGTACGAGTGGCAGGCCTCCCCGACGGAGACGGACGCGAAGGGCAAGCCGCGCAAGCAACCGTTCTTCATCCACCGCGCCGATGCCGAACCCATCGCGTTCGCCGGCGTCTACGAGTTCTGGCGGGACCGTTCGGCCGCCGAGGACGACCCGGCCGCGTGGGTGGTGAGCTACGCCATCGTGACCACCGCCGCCGAGCCTGGGCTGGACCGCATCCACGACCGTCAGCCGGTCGTGCTCGACCGCGAGCGCTGGACCGAGTGGCTCGACCCGACGGTGCAGGACCCGGACCGGGTCCGGTCGCTGCTGGAGTCGCCGGGTGACGGGCGGTTCGAGGCCTGGCCGGTCGGCAAGGCCGTGGGGTCCAGCCGCAACAACGGGCCGGCCCTGCTCGAGCCCGCT
This genomic window from Flexivirga oryzae contains:
- a CDS encoding DUF3349 domain-containing protein, with protein sequence MDGIRDLRGGACGGYHRRSVHHPEEHRPLPRDRVVLMTMATNLLTSVVDWLRKGYPEGIPPKDFPPLLALLQRSLSPEEAQSVCAQLISDNPDGDIAREAVANAVKQIKEAPPSEEEISEIAERLAAVGWPMSLSEDDESPERVGFFQRILDWLRAGYPDGVPPTDFVPLFALLQRRLTKKEIKQVAKELIASNKVPGEPKTPISEDEAQELMQEVAGVVPIEADVDRVRKRLAKKGWPLI
- a CDS encoding inorganic phosphate transporter gives rise to the protein MSAELFILILLVITAVGFDFTNGFHDTGNAMATSIATGALKPKTAVALSAILNLVGGFLSVEVAVTVTTSVLKIQDKASGGLLDGIDAEKAMFIIFAGLIGGILWNLLTWLFGLPSSSSHALFGGLIGAGLAAIGTSGINWDGLVVKVIIPAVLSPFIAGAIASLSTWGIYRLTRKVGDSKQESGFRWGQVATASLVSLAHGTGDAQKTMGVIALALIAHGSLSDQQIEAHGLPIWIIVLCAGAIALGTYIGGWRIIRTLGKGLVEIEAPQGMAAQASAAAIILTSSNLGMALSTTHVTTGSIVGTGVGKPGSVVRWSVAGRMAAGWVITLPCAAVGGAVSYFIGHLIGGVAGAIVIFLILAALAAYIYYRAQQQKVGADNVNADWDEETNGVVPNDPTESQGAKKTKEPVA
- a CDS encoding FUSC family protein, which translates into the protein MRLQTEAINRQLLAFAEIKPAPGRWKFALHVLTIVIVAITLISVLLGPSMGLVGITGAFLGFIAQSRPLRSRIVILACLNVTYIVCVAIGALVGGQPVLLTIVLTLIALVTVLGYNSLVAEPPGAMFLIMGPAIASYLPTVGIPAGKVILVCAIGCVSASLTSILLQLVTRHGQPEQDAVDTAETAVHAYLDADRATIPRHQLARLRDQAFISVFGASMILEDAVGRQPRLHEWRRMNATLRRLHLAIIQQVVKVHLPGREVVVTGVEQRRYLGRPDASYLLRWGLSRASLPWLAARRMAAAVLLTCVVSYGCHIGHPYWAAMTTALVMSVTADRLALTRRALHRIIGTVVGIAVFFAIHATHPSGFVLLVVALVLIFFIQMLAVRNYALAVIFVTPMALLISSAGNPYKPVGEIAGERVLETLVGGVCSVLVIWAAGRRAPIALVRRQFRRSLRSLERLLLLIADGEQSSERGYAARRDLSFEQLQCGSILQIAQTDLPRDLADWNLLETSLNEASYVVLAACWTVDPQHSIDAEKMAGVLARMIAALPPVGTQMVDARVIAGGLQRMLDIGKQLNSA
- the rsgA gene encoding ribosome small subunit-dependent GTPase A, translated to MSGSPRGRRYDESDVRVRPSRRGSRPRTKERPKHEDARIGQVTTVDRGRWTCLVDGHEVVAMRARELGRTSTVVGDRVALVGDTSGDPGTLARIVRVEPRSSVLRRTADDTDPYERVIVANAEQLAIVTALADPEPRSRMVDRCLVAAYDAGMTPLLVLTKADLADPADFLANYAGLDIPHVVTSRVTSTGSASAGGSATAGGSASAGGSATAGGSASAGGSASAGGSANAGGIDATAGGISGLQQVHEALHGRMTVLVGHSGVGKSTLVNALVPGVDRAIGHVNAVTGRGRHTSTSAIALPLPDGGWVIDTPGVRSFGLAHIDPDHIIEAFPDLAEGTADCPRGCTHDEPDCALDQWVADGHAGASGASRLASLRRLLRSRSGGDESDPHQTDPE
- the aroA gene encoding 3-phosphoshikimate 1-carboxyvinyltransferase, which gives rise to MSAEPPHPTQTATISAGDWPAPLAEQPLDAVIPVPGSKSLTNRFLVLAALAQDTSRLTNPLRSRDSTLMCEALQALGTGIQSGADDSEWIIEPNPLRGPASIDCGLAGTVMRFLPPVAALAEGTVDFDGDEAARRRPLGPVLEALRSLGVSVRGDGLPFELTGTGRVSGGTVYVDASGSSQFVSALLLAGARYDDGITVIHEGKPVPSLPHIAMTVEVLRDAGVLVDDSEANRWRVEPSQIHALDVAVEPDLSNAFPFLAAALIAGGQVTVPDWPHFTTQAGDHTRDILQQFGAEVELSRAGLTVRGTGHIGRVDLDLHEASELSPVVAAIATFADGPSHLRGIGHIRFHETDRLAALASELNALGSDVTETEDGLVIRPKPMQGNVFRTYGDHRMVMAAAVLGLRVPGIVVHDAGTVAKTMPDFTARWTRMIGD
- a CDS encoding ABC transporter substrate-binding protein gives rise to the protein MKVTATRRALLLVSVLALPLSACGSDAGSGESTGSPAAGSGVAASPAAAAKSAYPRTVKTSHGAVRIASEPKRIVVLGGAQMAEAVLALGGKPIVIGDGGAPLPPWLKGRTGDAEVETIAKQQSVQIEKIAAAKPDLIVSSNYITAFPGVAPKLKALAPTIDVDTTSINPDWNQILTTVADALGKPAQGTRLVAKLKAQMAAAGKGVPAGTTYDWVRLDNSGWGFGNGVLLDSFGLKPDKHQNNDNQSSLSLERSNELTGDAVFVWPYGKTKADVLATPGVSNLPSSKNGTLQVVGLNFALALNSPGAYSIPWIIKEIKPTLTKLASAK
- a CDS encoding SOS response-associated peptidase, giving the protein MCGRYAASFSPDDIVQDFEIDQDNSDERSRSLLAKPQDPPAGAPDWNVAPSKQAPVVLTRRPRGEEGADPVRQLRLLTWGLVPSWAKDTKIGLKMINARAETLLEKGAYAKAAVSRRCLVPADGWYEWQASPTETDAKGKPRKQPFFIHRADAEPIAFAGVYEFWRDRSAAEDDPAAWVVSYAIVTTAAEPGLDRIHDRQPVVLDRERWTEWLDPTVQDPDRVRSLLESPGDGRFEAWPVGKAVGSSRNNGPALLEPAPRGDLQGVVDPMTGEIFD